One genomic region from Balaenoptera acutorostrata chromosome 1, mBalAcu1.1, whole genome shotgun sequence encodes:
- the LRRC47 gene encoding leucine-rich repeat-containing protein 47 gives MAAAAVSEAWPELELAERERRRELLLTGPGLEQRVRAAGGRLPPRLFTLPLLHYLEVSGCGSLREPGPGLAQGLPQLHSLVLRRNALGPGLSPELGPLPALRVLDLSGNALEALPPGQGLGPAEPPGLPQLQSLNLSGNRLRELPADLARCAPRLQTLNLTGNRLDAFPAALFRPGALPLLSELAAADNCLRELSPEIAHLASLKTLDLSNNQLSEIPAELADCPKLKDINFRGNRLRDKRLEKMVSGCQTRSILEYLRAGGRGGGRGRGKAEGPDREEARRKRRERRKRECGEAEEAWVDEASRLLLRVLHVAENPAPLTVTVSPGVGDVRPFIVGAVVRGMDLQPGNALKRFLSSQTKLHEDLCEKRTAATIATHDLRAIRGPLLYAARPPQDLRIVPLGRREAKAKDLVRQLQLEAEEHRKQKRRQNVSGLHRYLHLLDGKEHYPCLVDANGDVISFPPITNSEKTKIKKTTCDLFLEVTSAASLQICKDIMDALILKMAEINKYTLENKDEGSLSDHEVDAIPGQVSDPRATPGAEQAGSAPLVVEQVRVVDEEGHLKVVYPSKTDLDLAAAHVTVLR, from the exons atggcggcggcggcggtttCGGAGGCCTGGCCGGAGCTGGAGCTGGCGGAGCGGGAGCGGCGGCGGGAGCTGCTGCTGACCGGGCCTGGGCTGGAGCAGCGGGTGCGCGCGGCGGGTGGGCGGCTGCCGCCGCGGCTCTTCACGCTGCCGCTGCTGCACTACCTGGAGGTGAGCGGCTGCGGCAGCCTGCGCGAGCCGGGCCCCGGCCTGGCGCAGGGCCTCCCGCAGCTGCACAGCCTGGTGCTACGGCGCAACGCGCTGGGGCCCGGCCTGAGCCCTGAGCTCGGCCCGCTGCCCGCGCTGCGCGTGCTCGACCTGTCAGGCAACGCGCTGGAGGCGCTGCCGCCGGGCCAGGGCCTAGGCCCCGCCGAGCCGCCGGGCCTCCCGCAGCTGCAGAGCCTCAACCTCAGTGGCAACCGGCTGCGCGAGCTGCCCGCCGACCTGGCGCGCTGCGCGCCGCGCCTGCAGACCCTCAACCTCACCGGCAACCGCCTGGACGCCTTCCCCGCCGCGCTCTTCCGCCCCGGCGCGCTGCCGCTGCTCAGCGAACTGGCGGCCGCCGACAACTGCCTCCGGGAGCTCAGCCCCGAAATCGCCCACCTGGCCTCGCTCAAG ACGCTGGACCTGTCCAACAACCAGCTGAGTGAGATCCCAGCAGAGCTGGCCGACTGCCCCAAGCTCAAGGACATCAACTTCCGGGGGAACAGGCTGCGGGACAAGCGCCTGGAGAAGATGGTCAGCGGCTGCCAGACCAGGTCCATCCTGGAGTACCTGCGCGCCGGGGGCCGCGGGGGCGGCCGGGGCCGGGGCAAGGCCGAGGGCCCCGACAGGGAGGAGGCGCGGAGGAAGCGGCGGGAGCGGAGGAAGAGGGAGTGCGGCGAGGCCGAGGAGGCGTGGGTGGACGAGGCCAGCCGGCTGCTGCTGCGGGTGCTGCACGTGGCCGAGAACCCGGCCCCGCTGACAGTCACGGTGAGCCCCGGGGTCGGGGACGTGCGGCCCTTCATCGTGGGCGCCGTCGTGCGGGGCATGGACCTGCAGCCCGGGAACGCGCTCAAGCGGTTCCTCTCCTCCCAG ACGAAGCTGCACGAGGACCTTTGTGAGAAGAGGACGGCGGCCACCATCGCAACCCACGACCTCAGAGCCATCCGGGGGCCCCTGCTGTATGCCGCCCGCCCCCCGCAAGACCTCAGG ATCGTCCCCTTGGGGCGCCGGGAAGCCAAGGCCAAGGACCTGGTACGGCAGCTGCAGCTGGAGGCCGAGGAGCACAGGAAGCAGAAGAGGAGGCAGAACGTGTCGGGCCTGCACAG GTACCTTCACCTGCTGGACGGGAAGGAGCATTACCCGTGCCTCGTGGATGCAAACGGCGACGTGATTTCTTTCCCGCCCATAACAAACAGCGAGAAGACGAAG ATTAAGAAAACCACTTGTGACCTGTTTCTGGAAGTGACGAGCGCCGCCAGCCTGCAGATCTGCAAGGACATTATGGACGCCCTCATCCTG aaaatggcagaaatcaacaaatacactttggaaaataaagacGAAGGTTCCCTCTCCGACCACGAAGTCGATGCCATTCCTGGACAAGTCTCGGATCCCAGGGCGACTCCCGGTGCTGAACAGGCTGGGAGCGCCCCGCTGGTGGTGGAGCAGGTCCGGGTGGTGGATGAGGAGGGGCACCTGAAGGTGGTGTATCCGTCCAAGACGGACCTGGACCTCGCCGCCGCCCACGTGACCGTGCTCCGCTGA